One Glycine max cultivar Williams 82 chromosome 6, Glycine_max_v4.0, whole genome shotgun sequence DNA segment encodes these proteins:
- the LOC100776752 gene encoding probable pectinesterase/pectinesterase inhibitor 34: MEYGRLGPSDPGGSSRLNNVPPTSSGRKKIVLLSLFSVLLIAASAVTAVVVRSRIQQNTRAHETRLGKPTQAISRTCSKTRFKTLCVKSLLDFPGSEEASEKDLVHISFNVTLQHFSKALYSSAAMSYTAMDPRVRAAYDDCLELLDDSVDALARSLNTVSVGAVGSANDDVLTWLSAALTNQDTCAEGFTDAVGTVKDHMSSNLRDLSELVSNCLAIFSGAGAGDDFAGVPIQNRRRLMEMREDNFPTWLSRRDRKLLILPLSQIQADIVVSKDGNGTVKTIAEAIKKVPEYSSRRIIIYVRAGRYEEENLKLGRKKTNVMFIGDGKGKTVITGGRNYYQNLTTFHTASFAASGSGFIAKDMTFENYAGPGRHQAVALRVGADHAVVYRCNIIGYQDTMYVHSNRQFYRECDIYGTVDFIFGNAAVVFQNCTLWARKPMAQQKNTITAQNRKDPNQNTGISIHNCRIMATPDLEASKGSYPTYLGRPWKLYARTVYMLSYIGDHVHPRGWLEWNTSSFALDTCYYGEYMNYGPGSGLGQRVNWAGYRVINSTVEASRFTVGQFISGSSWLPSTGVAFIAGLST; the protein is encoded by the exons ATGGAGTATGGAAGGTTGGGACCCTCTGATCCTGGTGGCTCCTCGCGCCTCAACAACGTTCCTCCGACATCTTCCGGGAGGAAGAAGATTGTCTTGCTTTCACTCTTTAGCGTCTTGTTAATAGCCGCGTCTGCTGTAACTGCAGTTGTCGTCCGCTCTCGTATTCAACAAAATACGAGAGCCCATGAGACTAGGCTCGGAAAGCCCACTCAAGCGATTTCACGCACGTGCAGCAAGACACGCTTTAAGACCTTGTGTGTCAAATCGCTTTTAGACTTTCCGGGATCTGAAGAGGCGTCAGAGAAGGACCTCGTCCACATTTCCTTCAACGTCACGCTGCAGCACTTCTCCAAGGCTCTGTACTCCTCCGCGGCCATGTCCTACACCGCCATGGATCCCCGCGTCCGCGCCGCCTACGACGACTGCCTCGAGCTCCTCGACGACTCCGTCGACGCCCTCGCCCGCTCCCTCAACACAGTCTCCGTCGGTGCCGTCGGCTCCGCCAACGACGACGTGCTGACGTGGCTCAGCGCCGCCCTCACCAACCAGGACACCTGCGCGGAGGGTTTTACTGACGCCGTCGGCACAGTGAAGGACCATATGTCCAGCAACCTCAGGGACTTATCCGAGCTCGTGAGCAATTGTCTCGCGATATTCTCCGGCGCCGGTGCCGGCGACGACTTCGCCGGCGTCCCCATTCAGAATAGGAGGCGGTTAATGGAAATGCGAGAGGATAATTTCCCGACATGGTTGAGTCGACGAGATAGGAAATTGCTGATCTTGCCTCTGTCGCAGATACAAGCAGATATTGTGGTTTCCAAAGACGGTAACGGAACCGTTAAGACCATCGCCGAGGCCATTAAGAAGGTGCCGGAATATAGTTCACGCCGCATTATTATCTACGTCAGGGCAGGAAG gtATGAAGAAGAGAATTTAAAGTTGGGGAGGAAGAAAACAAATGTGATGTTCATAGGGGACGGGAAGGGCAAAACCGTCATCACGGGCGGAAGAAATTATTACCAGAATCTGACCACATTTCACACCGCGTCCTTCG CTGCTAGTGGTTCTGGTTTCATCGCAAAAGACATGACTTTCGAGAACTACGCCGGGCCGGGGAGGCACCAGGCGGTGGCCCTCCGCGTCGGAGCAGACCACGCGGTGGTGTACCGCTGCAACATCATCGGATACCAGGACACAATGTATGTTCACTCGAACCGTCAATTTTACCGAGAATGCGACATTTACGGAACCGTGGACTTCATATTCGGCAACGCCGCGGTGGTGTTCCAAAACTGCACCCTCTGGGCCCGAAAGCCCATGGCCCAACAGAAGAACACCATCACGGCCCAAAACCGAAAGGACCCGAATCAGAACACGGGCATTTCGATCCACAATTGTAGGATCATGGCCACGCCGGATCTTGAAGCATCCAAGGGTAGCTACCCCACTTATCTGGGCCGTCCCTGGAAACTTTACGCTAGAACTGTTTACATGCTATCTTACATAGGGGATCACGTGCATCCACGTGGGTGGCTCGAGTGGAACACTTCCTCCTTTGCTTTAGACACGTGTTATTATGGTGAATACATGAATTATGGGCCGGGTTCAGGTCTGGGCCAACGGGTTAATTGGGCCGGGTATCGGGTTATCAATTCGACGGTGGAAGCTTCTAGATTTACGGTGGGCCAATTCATATCGGGCTCGTCATGGTTGCCCTCTACTGGAGTGGCATTCATTGCTGGCTTATCAACCTGA